Proteins from a single region of Hymenobacter aquaticus:
- a CDS encoding carboxypeptidase regulatory-like domain-containing protein — translation MNSSSFFRSLAACLFAALLISGVQSSSSTAQHGTLTGVLRDADTHEPIPGTNVVLLSSRVNTLIRSAKTRADGTFCLKDVPFGSYTLRTTVLGYQPNQPQLTFRPQQANVALGTLSLQPMNSNMLAFN, via the coding sequence ATGAACTCCTCCTCCTTCTTCCGTTCCCTTGCTGCCTGTCTGTTTGCCGCCCTGCTGATTTCGGGCGTGCAGAGCTCCTCTTCCACCGCCCAGCACGGCACCCTGACCGGCGTACTGCGGGACGCCGACACGCACGAGCCGATTCCGGGCACCAACGTGGTGCTGCTCAGCAGCCGCGTCAACACCCTGATTCGCAGCGCCAAAACCCGCGCCGATGGTACTTTCTGCCTGAAAGACGTGCCGTTTGGCTCCTACACCCTCCGCACCACCGTGCTGGGCTACCAGCCCAACCAGCCCCAGCTGACTTTCCGGCCCCAACAGGCCAACGTGGCCCTGGGCACCCTGAGCCTGCAGCCCATGAACTCCAACATGCTGGCCTTTAACTAG
- a CDS encoding outer membrane beta-barrel family protein has protein sequence MTFSSTFNRALWCLGLLLTLLPLGLQAQTNGSISGVLLDKTTNQPLPFANVVVLRGQDSTLVNGAQTSEAGAFAIEQLAAGTYLVRATVLGYQPLRQTVTLTVAAPAAHLGSLKLLPTATQLAGVTVRGERAAVVDNLDKKVINVEKDLASVGGTAVNVLQNVPSVSVDQSGTVSMRGSSNITVLIDGKPSGAANGGIGTRLEQIPASAIEKVEVVTNPSARYDAAGSGGVINIILKKQRKDGWNGQAVANLGTAEKYNTSLSLNRHRGNMNLFGSYNGRDDRYRNTNTIDQTALVQDQRITIDQTGRGLRHNSSHDARLGLDYTLSPEQTLTLTAEPHLNSGLNRTTQQTDVNGENQENNQRVTESVKTLDVSSDYKRTWAAHKGREMTANLGYTNLWANVVVAQQLTTSAGPDPEWKQDLGVRLQAVYGQLDYTHPLDSTSRLDLGYKGQWQTNDGTADFLLQNLERPTDYTRQADRSVAYTFQEDLHAGYATYQLQRGQWSYQGGVRAEYTRTQGHVENGLGAFRLNYLNLFPSASVVRTLPGDQRLQLSYARRLNRPGFMQLLAFPLYNDQRFYRLGTPSLRPEYINAFELGHQVSMGGASLSSTLFYRRTTSAIQRLREVDEAATALNPEVGVVTKEYFRNFGQNETYGAELSLNQPLAKWWRLTASGSLFRSTVTALANTEASRSNLSGTARLMNSFTPTAKLDVQVTGTYRAAVITPQGRLLPQGGIDVALRQKLFADRAALTLRVSDILNTQRQRIEAFGDNGYRATYVNKYETRVGYLGFSWYFGSNKPPKKIEAAPQGGGGGFGG, from the coding sequence ATGACCTTCTCGTCTACTTTCAACCGGGCCCTGTGGTGCCTGGGGTTGCTGCTTACGCTCTTGCCCCTGGGCTTGCAGGCCCAGACAAATGGCTCAATTTCAGGTGTTTTGCTGGATAAAACCACCAACCAGCCCCTGCCGTTTGCCAACGTGGTGGTGCTGCGGGGCCAGGATTCGACGCTGGTAAACGGGGCGCAGACCAGTGAAGCCGGGGCCTTTGCCATTGAGCAGCTGGCGGCGGGCACTTACCTGGTGCGGGCCACGGTGCTGGGCTACCAGCCCCTGCGCCAGACGGTGACGCTGACCGTCGCCGCGCCAGCGGCGCACCTGGGCTCCCTGAAGCTGCTGCCGACGGCCACGCAGCTGGCGGGCGTGACGGTGCGGGGCGAGCGGGCCGCCGTGGTCGACAACCTGGATAAGAAGGTAATCAACGTGGAAAAAGACCTTGCCAGCGTGGGCGGCACGGCCGTCAACGTGCTGCAGAACGTGCCGTCCGTGTCGGTGGACCAGAGCGGGACGGTGAGCATGCGCGGCAGCAGCAACATCACGGTGCTGATTGACGGCAAGCCTTCCGGGGCCGCCAACGGGGGCATCGGCACCCGCCTGGAGCAGATTCCGGCCAGCGCCATTGAGAAGGTGGAAGTCGTGACTAACCCCTCGGCCCGCTACGACGCGGCCGGCTCGGGGGGCGTCATCAACATTATTTTGAAAAAGCAGCGCAAGGACGGCTGGAACGGGCAGGCCGTAGCCAATCTGGGCACGGCCGAGAAGTACAACACTTCCCTGAGCCTGAACCGCCACCGGGGCAACATGAACCTGTTTGGCAGCTACAACGGCCGCGACGACCGGTACCGCAACACCAACACCATCGACCAGACGGCCCTGGTTCAGGACCAGCGCATCACGATTGACCAAACGGGCCGGGGGCTGCGCCACAACTCCTCCCACGACGCCCGCCTGGGGCTGGACTACACCCTCAGTCCCGAGCAGACCCTGACGCTTACGGCCGAGCCCCACCTGAACTCGGGCCTGAACCGCACCACCCAGCAAACGGACGTGAACGGCGAAAACCAGGAAAATAACCAGCGCGTGACCGAAAGCGTGAAAACCCTGGACGTATCGTCGGACTACAAGCGCACCTGGGCCGCCCACAAGGGCCGCGAAATGACGGCCAACCTGGGCTACACCAACCTGTGGGCCAACGTGGTGGTGGCCCAGCAGCTGACCACCAGCGCCGGCCCCGACCCCGAGTGGAAGCAGGATCTGGGCGTGCGGCTCCAGGCCGTGTACGGCCAGCTCGACTACACCCACCCCCTCGACTCGACCAGCCGCCTGGACCTGGGCTACAAAGGCCAGTGGCAAACCAACGACGGCACCGCCGACTTCCTGCTCCAGAACCTGGAGCGCCCCACCGACTACACCCGCCAGGCCGACCGCTCGGTAGCCTACACGTTTCAGGAAGACCTGCACGCCGGCTACGCTACCTACCAGCTACAGCGCGGCCAGTGGAGCTACCAGGGTGGCGTGCGGGCCGAATACACCCGCACCCAGGGTCACGTCGAAAACGGTCTGGGGGCTTTTCGCCTCAACTACCTCAACCTGTTTCCCTCGGCCTCGGTGGTGCGCACTCTGCCCGGCGACCAGCGCCTGCAGCTCAGCTACGCCCGCCGCCTGAACCGGCCCGGTTTCATGCAGCTGCTGGCCTTCCCGCTCTACAACGACCAGCGCTTCTACCGCCTCGGTACTCCCAGCCTGCGGCCCGAGTACATCAACGCCTTCGAGCTGGGCCACCAGGTGTCGATGGGCGGGGCCAGCCTGAGCTCCACGCTGTTTTACCGCCGGACCACCAGCGCCATCCAGCGCCTGCGCGAAGTAGACGAAGCCGCTACGGCCCTGAACCCGGAGGTGGGCGTCGTGACGAAGGAGTACTTCCGCAACTTCGGCCAGAACGAAACCTACGGTGCCGAGCTGAGCCTGAATCAGCCCCTGGCCAAGTGGTGGCGCCTAACGGCCAGCGGCTCTTTGTTCCGCAGCACCGTCACGGCCCTGGCCAACACCGAAGCCAGCCGCAGCAACCTCAGCGGCACGGCCCGGCTGATGAACAGCTTCACGCCCACCGCCAAGCTCGACGTGCAGGTAACGGGCACCTACCGCGCCGCCGTCATCACGCCCCAGGGCCGTTTGCTGCCCCAGGGCGGCATCGACGTGGCCCTGCGTCAGAAGCTGTTTGCCGACCGGGCCGCCCTCACGCTGCGGGTCAGCGACATTCTCAACACCCAGCGCCAGCGCATCGAAGCCTTCGGCGACAATGGCTACCGGGCCACCTACGTCAACAAGTACGAAACGCGGGTGGGCTACCTGGGCTTCAGCTGGTACTTCGGCTCGAACAAGCCCCCGAAGAAAATCGAAGCGGCCCCGCAGGGCGGTGGCGGCGGCTTCGGGGGCTAA
- a CDS encoding serine hydrolase — protein MDLFIRARMQQLRIPGLQLAVVHHGNIVKLGHYGLANVQDSVPVDRTTLFPINSITKAFVGVAVMQLVEAGKLDVAAPVGRYLPELPAAWRGITVRQLLTHTSGLPDILPEGVQVTADDQLTAWKAVQAQPLESQPGEKFSYNQTNYLLVGKLIDQLSGQPFTRFIEDRQLRVAGLPRTTFADANSVVPHSTRGYTYFYAVDGELRRTAELHNMFEVFAPMLRTAAGLNSTAEEMATWVLALQQGKLLQPASLPTLWTPGKLTNGTERGFSKQLNGYALGWPTITRPEHRAVAPVGGGRSAVFLYPDDDLAVVVLTNLTGANPDRFVDELASFYVPDMRLATGFGLPPTLRRLHHELRRRGFDHALALVRQQQKQNPGYQLPESEVNAWGYSLLRQQQPREALEIFKLNVSLYPKSANAYDSLAETYQELGNKTLAVKNYQQVLRLDPHSKNAAQQLQRLH, from the coding sequence ATAGACCTCTTTATCCGGGCCAGGATGCAGCAGCTGCGCATTCCGGGCCTGCAACTGGCGGTGGTGCACCACGGCAACATCGTGAAGCTGGGCCACTACGGGCTGGCCAACGTGCAGGACTCGGTGCCGGTCGACCGCACCACGCTGTTTCCCATCAACTCCATTACCAAAGCCTTCGTGGGCGTGGCCGTGATGCAGCTGGTGGAAGCCGGCAAGCTGGACGTGGCCGCACCGGTGGGCCGCTACCTGCCGGAGCTACCCGCCGCCTGGCGGGGCATCACGGTGCGGCAGCTGCTGACCCACACCTCCGGCCTGCCCGACATCCTGCCTGAGGGTGTGCAAGTAACGGCCGACGACCAGCTCACTGCTTGGAAAGCCGTGCAGGCCCAGCCCCTGGAGTCGCAGCCCGGGGAGAAATTCAGCTACAACCAAACCAACTACCTGCTGGTGGGCAAGCTCATCGACCAGCTCAGCGGCCAGCCCTTCACCCGGTTTATTGAGGACCGGCAACTGCGAGTGGCCGGCCTGCCCCGCACCACCTTTGCCGATGCCAACAGCGTGGTGCCCCACAGCACCCGGGGCTACACCTACTTCTACGCCGTGGATGGGGAGCTGCGCCGCACCGCCGAGCTGCACAATATGTTCGAGGTATTCGCGCCCATGCTGCGCACGGCGGCCGGCCTGAACTCGACGGCCGAGGAAATGGCGACCTGGGTGCTGGCCCTGCAACAAGGCAAGCTGCTGCAACCCGCCAGCCTGCCCACGCTCTGGACGCCCGGCAAGCTCACCAACGGCACCGAGCGGGGCTTCAGCAAGCAGCTCAACGGCTACGCCCTGGGCTGGCCCACCATCACGCGGCCCGAGCACCGGGCGGTGGCCCCGGTGGGCGGGGGCCGGTCGGCCGTGTTCCTGTACCCCGACGACGACCTGGCCGTGGTGGTGCTGACCAACCTGACCGGGGCCAACCCCGACCGGTTCGTGGATGAGCTGGCCAGCTTCTACGTACCCGACATGCGCCTGGCAACTGGCTTCGGGTTGCCGCCCACGCTGCGCCGCCTGCACCACGAGCTGCGCCGCCGCGGCTTCGACCACGCCCTGGCGCTGGTGCGGCAGCAGCAAAAGCAGAACCCCGGCTACCAGCTGCCCGAATCCGAGGTAAACGCCTGGGGCTACTCCCTGCTGCGCCAGCAACAGCCGCGCGAGGCCCTGGAGATCTTCAAGCTGAACGTGAGCCTCTACCCCAAAAGCGCCAACGCCTACGACAGCCTGGCTGAAACCTACCAGGAGCTGGGCAACAAAACCCTGGCCGTCAAAAATTACCAGCAGGTGCTCCGCCTCGACCCGCACAGCAAAAACGCCGCCCAGCAGCTGCAACGCCTGCACTAA
- a CDS encoding TIGR02117 family protein: protein MHAALTLLLLLLGGTLVPVNRQFRPTPDGIAVFVVSNGVHTDLVLPLREDRTGTDWLSQLQQPALAARFGGYQYVGFGWGSERFYLESYGGKLPGATTMLRALAPGRTLMHVDFYRQPPRPGRHVAALRISPAQYQRLAAQVALYFAPDSSGPTVLRNAAGYTPDDFFFRGRGRYHALRTCNDWTNGTLRRAGLRAALKAPLAGSVLYQVRRATREPAEAQP from the coding sequence ATGCACGCGGCCCTGACCCTTCTGCTTCTGCTGCTCGGCGGCACCCTGGTGCCCGTCAACCGGCAGTTTCGGCCGACGCCCGACGGTATTGCCGTATTTGTGGTGTCCAATGGGGTGCATACCGACCTGGTTTTGCCCCTGCGCGAGGACCGCACCGGCACCGACTGGCTGAGCCAGCTGCAGCAGCCGGCCCTGGCCGCGCGCTTTGGCGGCTACCAGTACGTGGGCTTCGGCTGGGGCAGTGAGCGGTTTTACCTGGAGTCGTACGGCGGCAAGCTGCCCGGCGCCACCACCATGCTGCGCGCCCTGGCGCCGGGCCGCACGCTGATGCACGTCGACTTTTACCGGCAGCCGCCGCGGCCCGGCCGGCACGTGGCCGCCCTGCGCATTTCGCCAGCCCAGTATCAGCGCCTGGCCGCCCAGGTCGCCCTGTACTTCGCCCCCGACAGCAGCGGCCCCACCGTGCTGCGCAATGCGGCCGGCTACACTCCCGACGACTTTTTCTTCCGGGGCCGGGGCCGCTACCACGCCCTGCGCACCTGCAACGACTGGACCAACGGCACCCTGCGCCGGGCTGGCCTGCGGGCAGCCCTGAAGGCGCCGCTGGCCGGCTCGGTGCTGTACCAGGTGCGCAGGGCCACCCGCGAGCCGGCGGAAGCTCAGCCGTAG